AGCGAACAGCTGTGCGCTACGGGGCATCGGCACGAAGCGGGAAAATCGTTGGGATCTACGCAAAGAGCTTCAAAATTTTGTAGCCAACGGcattaaaaactttgccaCTTTATAACACACACGCGCCGAGAAGGAGTCTCAACGAGAGTGCTTTGGTCGGGAGTATACGACTAGAAAATACACTAAGCACAGGCGAAAATCTTTTTGGTCCGATCTCACAGCTAAAATATGGCGTAAAGTGTGAACATGCCAAGATAAGGGATTAACCCTTACAATCTTGATATACAGAACGATAACCTacacaaaatcgataaatatcgagtttGCAAATGGAAGATATCGAGAAAAATAATGTTGGGCTCGTTCTATGCATTGTTTTCTAAGACGCAAGGATTAGCCTTTACAATCTTGATATACTGCATGATAACCTAcaaaaaatcgataattatcgataatcaGAATATGGAAAATATTGAGAATAATTCATATGTCCGTTCGTGCGTTCAGTGCATGTTATACAGGAAGATATCTATTAATTGTCACGTCTCCAAGTCTCTCGACAAAAAATATCTTACTTATTTTGTTGGAAATGCACACAATCATTATGCTTAGCCAGCACTCAATAAGTTCTGGATAATAGCgacaagaagaagcacaacAACGGGGACATCTCTTGACAGATTCTGTCGTTGGATCTGACAAACAGCACAGCTGAGCTGCTAATACTTTCATAACATTCACTCCAAAGCCAAGttaattcaatttgtgcaaatgaatGCGCACATCAGCGCCACGCAAAGGGTAAGGGCGGAGGGCTGCGACAAAGCGGATGCTGGTTCGCATTTGAAATCAAGTTCATAATGTCCAAGCGGAAGTTGCGAAAAgggaaatcaaataaaaacaattattaaaattaaattaaatttgcagcttTTTGAAAGttcgaaacaaaaataaatcaacttGAACTTAAACAGAACGTTTTACGCTTTTTCTAGCATGCAAATTCTGGCAATAAATCTCTTGCGCTTAAACCAAGACTGCAAATTATTCGCATCTTGTAAGGCTTCGTCTATAAAACATAtcttttgcattattttttgctcgacagcagctgcaaaatgcatacacgaaatatttatatatatctatagtaTTTAGTTTGTAAATTGTTGTACTTTGAATAGAAATTGACCGAGCCCATTTGACACGAAATTAAATTGCAACAACCAGCAACaatcataataattataacgGCCAAAACAATGTCGTGtcatggcaacaacaattgtacaACATTTCCGATGCCGCACTgttttaaaatgcattaagcTTGGCGTGCAATTAATTGTATAGGGAATTtgaaaaaaggtataaaaataaGAGTGCATTAGTTGGCAGTAGACGAATAAGAAATGCCCTGAACTAAGCCCATTTGCGATTTACAATATTCCAACTTATCTTTACACACAAAACAGCTTATTCTTTCGATTGCCTCACACTATGTTTGAGAATAACGCTCTTGAATAACTTCGGGCTCTATAGTCCGAtctgttttaaattttcaaagtGTGTGTATACAAAAGCGTTAGGCTCTAGCTTTTGGGCAAagagaattaaaaaaatataattgataCGACTAGGTAATGCCCTGAAACCAGCCCaattctaaatatatattctaaattaGTTCTCCATAGTCCGATCTGTTTTAAACTTTACAATGCCTAATTGTGGCAAGGCTCTACCtttgaaaaaagttttcctCTTCCAATCTTTGGGGGTGAGATACTTTTGACAGCCTCTATATGATAACTCCCACCCCAAATTGGCTGCATCTATCAGCCATAATTCTTTACTTATGCCCCAAAAAGCATGTCTCAACATTTATCAATATTATGAAGcatatttatcaatattatgAATATGCGTGGAGTGCAGCTCAGTTGCCAGCGGCACTTTGCGAGGACCCAAAACCAAAGAGTCTCAAGTCTGTGGCCCAAGTgtgggagggagagagagaagggaAGAGAAACGGGGAGTATGAAAGCGAAAACACGTATCGCCAAATAAAACTGCTACTCAAGTAGCTAAAGGCGTGAAAAAGGTCAAAGGCAGCGCAAATTGTGCATGGAATTGGGGGCGTGGCTTGCCACCAAGCCCCCACCGCCCAGGAGCTTAGCTGCAGACATTTTTATAAGCAGCATCCATAATGCCTTCAAATACATTTCTATACTACTTTTCTATACACTGACAGAGGGTATATTCATTTTGTCAtgaagtatatattcttgatcaacatcGAAAatactagtctctcagttttagaGCTTTCTAAGCACTTTTTAGACCTTGAAGACAACttcattacatttttttgatcCAAATCCTAACTTCGGACTACTATCTACTATCGaaacatgatttttttaataagaaaaaatcTTCTgctcttcaagatatcttcagcAAAGTGTATTTCATATTCGGCATTTTTCTAGTTAAATATGTTTTGATGGTTTTAAGAGGTTTTTGCATTTAGTTTGAGTGGCAgctatttatgaaaaatacttgtgtgtatttatttattttcggcCAGGCGTGTTTTAAATTCTGTTTGTTGACATCGGCTgcacattaatttatttatatttatttacgctaaaatattgtttataacaatttagtctttctttttttttgctggcatATTCCTGTGGGATTTTGGGCttgggctttggctttgtgctagaaatttgatttgaaattcTTGAATTTATcgtttgatttgtttattgacttttacaaatatttatttatataatttttttttttttatagatataACACTTGGCATACTCAGAAACAGTTTATCTTATCAGCTGattaaaagcaatttgttGGCCACTTAAgaagagtttttttttgttgtttcttttgatatttatttgtttttattttttgttggatttCCTGCGCTGTTTCCGCTCGAAATTTGAGAGGAAAATGGGAAATTTCGTTTGAAGTGGAAAACTTAgccgcagcgcagcgcagcgatTTTCAGCGACAGTTTCAGTTAAGACTGGCCACTTGACGGACCGAGGGGTAGGGGGGGCTGCTGCAACAGAGACGCCAAGAAGCGTCGTTCGCGGGCGTTTGACCGGGCGCGCATCTGCAGGCAGCTGCGAAGCTTTAGGAAGAgacagcgacggcgacagcgacagcgacggcaACGACACAAACAGCGAACCTATTGGCTTTAACTCTGCGAATCAACTGGAGAAGCAGCCAGCGGCGGCTACGCAACGAAGCCGACAACAAcgtaaacagcaaaaacaacaacaggcgcgagctgccacaacaacaaacagcgtGCGAACCgccaaaaaagaagaaaagctCTCAAAACGAGAGAGCGGCAGTACGAACGagcgcgagcgagagagagagagagagcaagactAACTGCCAATTAGCGCTAGCAGCTGCCaaacgttgcgtatacgtaacgtaCGTCAGGCAAAAGCTCTCTTCGACTCCcttcctctcgctctctctcgcgcacacacatacactgtTATCTATGCGCGGCAAAAAAGCTATTCAAAAATCACGCAAAAGCTTTGCCGAAACAGTTAGCACAGGACCTTAACAGCAGTTGTGCACAAAATATTGCTTGCCTTCAATTTCTTTaataattttgcaattaaaagaGAGAACAAGTCTCAgcagtaaaaatatataaaaaaaaaaacattgagtAAACCTCAATCATGTATACAATTTGGcaggcgcacacacatacgcagcCACGCACAGCGTGAGAAATCTCATTAAATCCGGCTACGAATTTTAAACATATTGCCGACGAGCCGAAAAACTAGTTCAGTGACAGCCAATGGtaagtcagcagcagcagcatccttAAAAGCCGAATGATGAGCTGAGAGCAAGCGAGGTGAGAGTGAGAACATGAGAGAGGCAGAGCGAGTGGAATGGCATACGCGCGTTTCTTTTGAGGTAGGACCATAAAAGCAAAAGAGCTTCACATGACAAAACCAAGCATAGAGCTTTTAGCTCTTTAACAGCGCTAGAGACTGTTAAGCTGTACAATTTTTTCCAAGGGGCTCTAGTAAGAAAATAACACAGACAAACCAACTGATAGGCTGCTGCTAAGTCAAAAATTAACAGTGGCTATTAGGTTGCTGCTTAAACtaaaattaactattaattCATCAACAGTAAACTTTGCTGTTATAATATAGACTGTAAAGGAGAAGCTGTTAAGACAACAGACGAATCAACTGTTAAGGTGCTGGTGATAGATAAATTAACAGACATGGCTACTGTTCGAATGCAGCTAAGCTGTAAGCTTCCCGATGGACACTGTAAGGCTAAACGAACAGGGGGCAGTGTTGTCAACggacatttaaaaaaatttgctGAATCTTATGTTATAACATATACAGACAAAATGTAAAAGATTGAGCCACAGCCGTTAACAGTAAACTCAACTGTTACGCTTTAGACTGTAAAGCAGAAGCTGTTAAGACAACAGCTGTTAAGCAAATTGACTGTTAAATGTGTAAAATCAACTAATGTTAGCCATTTGAAAAAGtgggaataaataaaattaaaaactcacCTTATTATCACTATCTGTGGTATTGCCCGAGCCAAAGCTAGCGAGGGAGCAGCGATCGTGATCATTCTCCGTGAGTGGCTCGTCCAGATCACGCGAGGATCGCTGCGAGGAGCCCGAATTCTTGGCCGGTGACTTTGGCAACGTCAGCGAGGTGCCCGAGAAACAAGTTTCCTGCATGACCTCACGCAGTTTCTTAACCCAAAtctggaaaatataaaaaaatatatgagtAAACGAATAAAAAGGGAGGAGAATAAGTTATTTACTTGTTTCGTTTCCAGACTGTTCGCCTTGAGAACAATGCGACAGTCGGAGAGCATGGGCGAACGACCGGTCCAGACCGCAAACTTGGTCTCATCGCCCTCGATGTGCTCCGTGATGCCCATGTCTGTGGTCATGAGTTTGCTCTTGAACTGATACTTGACCACATTCGACTCCTTCACCTCCTTGGCGAACAGCAGATAGAGCTCGAAAAGGAACACGCGACGCTCGCGTCCTTTGCGTATGATTTGCTTTGTGTCCCAGGCCTGGAAGGCGTCCTGGAGCACCACCTCGCCGAGCTTATCCACGGACACATCACAGTTCTCGAGCAGCGACAGATGCATGGCATCATTCGCCTTCTTGGGCACATTTAACATAACCTCGAGGCCCTCCTTGATCTCACCGTGGCTGCCCTCACAGCAGGAGAGCAAATccttgagcagcagctggtaCTTGGTAATGCGCTGCACGGGCTTAATCAGATAAGCCGGCAGAGGATGCTCCACTTCAAGACGTCGCTGCAACTCCTCGAAATAGTTGCCCGCGTGCTGCACAAGCAGATTGTTGGATGTCGGCTTATTTTTGCAATAATGCACATACATGTCGAACTTGACGGCCCAGGTGACAAAACAATGGCCCACATCCTCGGGCATGGTCTCGTACTTTTCCAATTCCCGCAAAAAGATTTTCTGATGGAAATGATGTAGTTCACGGATATTGCCAAAGATGATGTCCTCCTGGCCGAGCAGAGCGGCAGGCACATTCCGGCCACTGCGAAACTCCTCGAGGAAACACTTGATGCAGGTGGCCAAATCGTTGACATAGGCGCGCTCCGTCTGCATTAGCTCGGCCATGATGAACTCTTTTCGTCGCGCCGATTTGCGTTTCTCCTCGTTGATCTCCTTGCTGGCCGCCGAACTAGCCGACGTGGTCAGCTTCGCCTCCAGCGTCGGATCCGAATGACGATCCGTGCTGCTGCTCGCGCCCGAGGTGCTGCTTATCGAGCTATTTGCATCCCCATCCGGCTGCAGGAGCAACTGCTGCTGGGCGGACATGCCCAGCGATTTCTCCAGCTGCTCACAGTAGCTGTCCATGCGATTGCTGAAATCCTTGTAGCGCTGATCCACGGAGGCAACCCACTGTTTAATGGAGCTGGCATGCGCATGACCTTTCTCCACAAGACTGTCGGCCAGCTGAATGAGCAGCTTGACCCGTTCGCGTGTCTCCTTCGCGGTGCTTCGAAATTCGTTGTGCTCCTTAAGCAGACCTTCCGTCTCCTCCCGGGTTATGCCCACCAGATTGGTGCGCGACGAGAGATAACCCTCGCCAGTATTGTGTATCCATTCGATGGCCTGCTTGGCGCTGCGCTCGAACAGCACAAATTGCTGGCACTGATCCAGAGATTTTTTGCGCAACGTCCAGAAGTCGAGCACCTGATTCTCCTGGGTGAGCAGCTTGTCCAGTTTGCTCTTTACGTGCGCCTCGCAATTGCCCTGCGGATATTGATAATATTGCTGCGATCGATTCGCGTACTTCAGGAATGTCTCCGCGGTGCGACGCGCCAGCGTGCAGGCCTTCAGGAATGCCTCCTTTTGCTCCTGATGCTTCGATATTAGCTGGACAATCGTTTGCGCCttgtcgctgctgccgccgccgccgcaccAATCGTCCTCCCGCCGATATTCACGCTCCAGGCTGTCCAGCACGGAGCACACCTGCTCGGCGGTCTTGTAGAAATTTATGGAGGCCGTCACCAGCTTGTGCCGCTCCTCGGCATAGGTGACCAGTTGCTGCCACTTTTTGGTAACATCGTCGCTGATTTCACGTATCGACTTCGGATCGTAGTGATTCGCATTTATCAGCGCATCGGCTCGGTATTTCACCTGAACAGCCGACGTGTGCGTCTTCTCAATGGCAATCtgcgagggagagagaaaacGGATAAGTGTTGGTCAATACTCAACTGTAACACTAAGCAGAACCTCCAAAAGGCAACTTTCTTATACACATGTTAACaatgttaatattttatgttaattgtGCTGTTATGCTAGTGTTAACATTAACAGCGTCACTTTAACATACATCGCTagattataaatttataatttaacattaacattaacagcgTTACGTTAATACAAACGAAACACATGCTTTGACTAGACattatttagatatatttaatgttAGCATTAACATTAAGAACGTCACATTAACATATGCTAAGCTGGAGTTAACTGAAACTCACCTGAAACTGTTCGTGCTCCTTGCGCAACTGCTCGGCCTCATGCAGGCTATTGGGCGTCAGAAAATTGGCCACCAGCATCGCCTCGCCGTTGCGTATCCAGGAGATAACCTGATTGGCATCATTTTGGAATTGGCACAGTTGCACGGCCTGCTCCAGTTTGGCGCGCTTCGCCTCGGACAGTTCCTCTAGATCGATTTCGCGTTCGCGCAAAAAGTCCAACAGATATTCGATGCGCGCTTGCGCCGTATGCGTGGCATCTGCCATCGATATGAAGCCGGCATTCTCGAAGAGCTGCAACAGATCCTGGCCCTGCTGCAGCACCTCGTACGTGGTGTTCTGTATGTCCGTGACGGACTCGTTGTGCATGCGTATCAGCTGCTCGGCCTTCTGATAGTCGCGCGACAGATCCGCATGCTGCAGCTCCTCGGACCACATCTCCAGCTGCGAGGACAGCTCCATGGCGTCGCGCTCAAAGTAGCGCAAACGCAGGATGAGATCGGCGCGAAATTTGCGTGCCGACCACAGCTCCTCGACCTCGATTTTCTGCTTGCTCAGCTTCTCCAGCGTGGCCTCGAGCGCGGCCAGCGAGCCCGTATTGTCCACATATTCGAGCGCGCGCATCTCCTGCAGCAGCGCCTCGCCCTGGGCAATCAGAGTCATGCACGTATTCACCGTGCTCTCCTGCTGATCCCGATACTGTTGCAGCAAACGCTCAATGCCCTCGAGGTTCTCCTGCGACAACCGCGTCTCATCCGTGCTGACATCCGTACGCAGCGATTCAATCCAGGCGCTGACCTCCTTCTCGTGCGTATAGAAAATTACAGCCATTTCGAGTCGCCGTCGGCGTTGTTCGACGCGCTCCGCAAAGCTGGCCACCTGCAGCTCCAGTTCGTGGGCCACCGAATAGATCTCATTGGGATCGGCTTCGCCGCTGCGCGCCAATTCCTCTGCCGCGGAGAGCAGCTTCTCCGCATTGCTATACGTATTCTGGGCCACATTCTCGAAGTGCTCGTGCGATTTTTGGTAGACTCGCGCCTTCTGCAGATTCCGGCCAATGCCTGTGTTCTTGCGCAAGAAGACCTCGCCATGATTCTTTAACCAGTCGAGCACCTGCTTGACATCCTCCTGGAACAGACGCAGCGCCAGTGTCTGATGCAGCCGTATCTTCTCCTGATGCCACTTGGCCTCCAGCGTGCGATGATGGCCCAATATTTGGTGTATAACCGCAAGGACATGGCTGGCACCTTCGCTATAGTCCGCCGCCGGATCCTGGCGTTCGTATTTATTGTAGCCGCTGTTACCGCTATTCTTGCGATGATCGGGCACgcccggcggcggcggctgatTGCACACATGCACCAAATGATCCAGCTGATAGAGCAGTTTCTTGCTGGTCGAATGGACCTCGGTGTACGCCTGGCACATGGCCTCGTACAGGGATTGATGTGTGCGTATCGCCGTCTCCAGGCTCTGGATATCCGAGGGCAGCGGCTGCGAGGCCTGGCAGGCGGCCGCCCAGCTGGCCACGCTATTGCAATACTGTTCCGCCTTGTGATGGAACAGCACGCTCAGCTGGAGAACGGCGGTGCGTTCGTCCAGTCCGGCGCCGAAGTCCTTCCACGTGCGATCCAAGCGCTGCGCCAACGTCTTGATATGCTGCGCCGCATAATGTTGACTCTCGATGAGACGCGCTGCCACGGCCAGAATCCGATCAATATTCACATTGACATTCATCGAGGCGACGGCAAATTTCTGATGCTCATCCTGCAACAGCTTGGCTCCCGAATAGTTGTGCCCGATCTCCACGTAGCTCATTTGGAATACATCACGATTGTGCAGGATCCAGTCGAACATCTTCTCGCAGTCCTGCTCGAAGAGCCGCCACTGAAAGCATTGATCTAGCTTCACCTTCTTGTGCTGCCAGAGCATCAGCAGGCGCTCCTGGCCCGAATGGATGAGGTCAATCTGACGCAGCGCCTTGTTAATCGCCGCCGACATGTCCGGATTGTTGTGACCAGCCGAGCGCGTACCCGGCTGTTGCTGTCCGGCGGAGGAGGTGCCCGAATCGGAGCAGTCCGAGGTGGCGGCGCCGCCAGCGCACTGCAAACAAAGAGGTTGGATTAGTATGTATGCATacgatgtatatatatatatagatagggAGATCGAAGGTATACCTGTCCGGCTGTGCCAGcatttgttgccgctgccatgTTGATCTTGGTGAGCAGCTTTTTGCCCTGCATATCGAGATCCTCGATGGGCAGCTTGGTGATCTTTTTGCGCATCTCGTTGTGATGATCGATGGCGTGCCGCGCCAGACTGACGTCCTCGGCGAAATCGTTACGATTGAGGTCCTCCTGCAGATCATCGATGCGATCGGCCATATCGCCGGCCTGCCAAAAGAAATCCTCAATCGCCAGCCGTGCGTCCGTCCACTGTTGATGATCGTACGGCTGCTGGCCATCAAAATCCGAGGTTAGCTGATGCGATTCGGCGATCTTGTTGAGCGCCTCAATCGATATCGTCTGCGTCtcgaatttgtatttattcgAGCTGATCGAGGCGCGTTGCTTCTGCCAGAAATTGTCCGGCTTGATGATCACCACGTTATGAATATTGGCGCTAAAATGCTCCTGCAGCACCTTCAGTATTGTCTTCACGTTCGTCGAACAGTTGCCATTGCCGCGCATATCAATGATGACTGTGAAGCCGAGATTCTTGGCCGCATCGCTGCAAGTGAAAGGCGAACATTCAAATCAAACGGAGAGCCAAGCGTCAGTGAGAGTATTGTTGCTCTTATACCCTAGCAGTGGGCATATGCAATTTGTGTTATCAAGTTTTTATATTGTGCTGATTTATATCCCttatattctttaattttatatatatatatctttagactcttatcgattgcttacaaattgaattttacgCTAAT
The sequence above is a segment of the Drosophila virilis strain 15010-1051.87 chromosome 3, Dvir_AGI_RSII-ME, whole genome shotgun sequence genome. Coding sequences within it:
- the trio gene encoding triple functional domain protein isoform X1, with protein sequence MDGQRARDLLTLLQERVVFLTGGRDRRGGPLLCFPATPRRDRLKPEDLRRLLSYLISIPSDAAKNLGFTVIIDMRGNGNCSTNVKTILKVLQEHFSANIHNVVIIKPDNFWQKQRASISSNKYKFETQTISIEALNKIAESHQLTSDFDGQQPYDHQQWTDARLAIEDFFWQAGDMADRIDDLQEDLNRNDFAEDVSLARHAIDHHNEMRKKITKLPIEDLDMQGKKLLTKINMAAATNAGTAGQCAGGAATSDCSDSGTSSAGQQQPGTRSAGHNNPDMSAAINKALRQIDLIHSGQERLLMLWQHKKVKLDQCFQWRLFEQDCEKMFDWILHNRDVFQMSYVEIGHNYSGAKLLQDEHQKFAVASMNVNVNIDRILAVAARLIESQHYAAQHIKTLAQRLDRTWKDFGAGLDERTAVLQLSVLFHHKAEQYCNSVASWAAACQASQPLPSDIQSLETAIRTHQSLYEAMCQAYTEVHSTSKKLLYQLDHLVHVCNQPPPPGVPDHRKNSGNSGYNKYERQDPAADYSEGASHVLAVIHQILGHHRTLEAKWHQEKIRLHQTLALRLFQEDVKQVLDWLKNHGEVFLRKNTGIGRNLQKARVYQKSHEHFENVAQNTYSNAEKLLSAAEELARSGEADPNEIYSVAHELELQVASFAERVEQRRRRLEMAVIFYTHEKEVSAWIESLRTDVSTDETRLSQENLEGIERLLQQYRDQQESTVNTCMTLIAQGEALLQEMRALEYVDNTGSLAALEATLEKLSKQKIEVEELWSARKFRADLILRLRYFERDAMELSSQLEMWSEELQHADLSRDYQKAEQLIRMHNESVTDIQNTTYEVLQQGQDLLQLFENAGFISMADATHTAQARIEYLLDFLREREIDLEELSEAKRAKLEQAVQLCQFQNDANQVISWIRNGEAMLVANFLTPNSLHEAEQLRKEHEQFQIAIEKTHTSAVQVKYRADALINANHYDPKSIREISDDVTKKWQQLVTYAEERHKLVTASINFYKTAEQVCSVLDSLEREYRREDDWCGGGGSSDKAQTIVQLISKHQEQKEAFLKACTLARRTAETFLKYANRSQQYYQYPQGNCEAHVKSKLDKLLTQENQVLDFWTLRKKSLDQCQQFVLFERSAKQAIEWIHNTGEGYLSSRTNLVGITREETEGLLKEHNEFRSTAKETRERVKLLIQLADSLVEKGHAHASSIKQWVASVDQRYKDFSNRMDSYCEQLEKSLGMSAQQQLLLQPDGDANSSISSTSGASSSTDRHSDPTLEAKLTTSASSAASKEINEEKRKSARRKEFIMAELMQTERAYVNDLATCIKCFLEEFRSGRNVPAALLGQEDIIFGNIRELHHFHQKIFLRELEKYETMPEDVGHCFVTWAVKFDMYVHYCKNKPTSNNLLVQHAGNYFEELQRRLEVEHPLPAYLIKPVQRITKYQLLLKDLLSCCEGSHGEIKEGLEVMLNVPKKANDAMHLSLLENCDVSVDKLGEVVLQDAFQAWDTKQIIRKGRERRVFLFELYLLFAKEVKESNVVKYQFKSKLMTTDMGITEHIEGDETKFAVWTGRSPMLSDCRIVLKANSLETKQIWVKKLREVMQETCFSGTSLTLPKSPAKNSGSSQRSSRDLDEPLTENDHDRCSLASFGSGNTTDSDNKLGNQEATWVVADYIASSGSNELSVSKGQQVEIIEPPTASEPDFCLVRLNPQHDDSAVQEGLVPVAVLKPPPGAHKQGSSGAAATAAAAVGAAQKSNNDNSMQDQGNRGKADALSSSTKRRGFSGRKWLPQPLRKLSQTKVEKSPNEKALLKKPSEKNLRLTQKHTEELAEQTGSGASGGVGQMPPQFPNVSVQHQPDFEPEEEAGLELPPPMKPIQEPHLMANGPPAFPKDLKESSANLASTGKIEGNPLSEIEQIVRMSREQHESNSRVDGSVAGEAGGEGPGADNAATNGRAELGFVQDNNDKNKPETSDSEAGALSRRQLVLNELVATEESYVQDLQKIVYGYMKEIHNKEIPRPADLQGGKMDLVFNNIKEIYEWHRDKFLRSLRHCQKSPADLGPLIDSSTKKFPMYYYFCSNKPLSEFIVNAHYQYFDQIRQKLGHRMDLSTLIITPVQRITKYGLLIEQILRETKRAGLHNEVPALMKAWDQMKDVVKKVDDMMDVLRGLQDFDGEITAQGNLLLQGTLTCAIDAGQKQRELQVFLFQQIMIFADIQKAKTQYTSPIYKYRTHIQLNHMQLEPVKEGDYIFRVKSTDPNKPTVSIECQASSEKCYDEWLGMLNVILEQQSDLITRLVNPLNK